Proteins found in one bacterium genomic segment:
- a CDS encoding TonB-dependent receptor → MKDQFFRLFVLFLGLFLGLVFSMPAQCGITGIIKGEVRDTSTAEPLPFADILISGPALLKPYAFSADKDGKFVRAGLPPGTYTIEVVYIGYLKKKITDINVTMDRIAVVKVQLKQRVALEKEVEVIAQSPLIEKEVSGTSDVIEGDYIEDMPIEGRAYQNALKILPGTLVDRDQQIHMRGGRTGEVGFKVDGMNAQDPVTGGYGTNVNMNAVEKMEVITGGYDAEYGGNMSGMVNVVTKSGTDTFHGDVHYNYENSELDGVPYEWRSYNPGITLKGPVIPEKLNFFISLEVEDNKRMFPAADWPQDDFAASTWKELGGMAKFTWQATIDDKFVFQYFFNTVETRGGSDWIEPVHMPTMRFDYNFLSVSHTHTFTPELVLESFLGAGRQYLEAKVEDKDWHDYEPFAGVVLWEEALFRFDKQYGGRGDYPNWQWRDVDIGYFSTNLTWVKDDHVFRAGTSVNYIHYDGELVTVPYYLIMSPDAWSPNPGQISFYRKRHFFMDADTWTTNYGGAYVQDRWSLDEKYDLPIFLNYGLRFDWQEANGGSEFSPRMGITYTPDDKTKLRFEYGWFFQVIPLMDAMAQPSDYVNEYGARSSLEGTLTFDSYKGAAGLSNPINKSFEFGLEREVFPDITLGLTYYQKDMQDLLQNVDVNPDPAIYEWQMMNVAGAWSRGVEVKVKKAFSKAFEGRLSYTYQEAKSIGVDNYGKMTGKEAWLDWDLRHMLAVSFNAELPYNIYLNGIYSWNSGYPYTSEYLVRDEETDQLTREQDKINEHREPFYSTFDLTVMKEFKVRDYTLTMMVQSYNLFDHRNVSYMDVLNDEPQGYGAGRRLVFGMKFEF, encoded by the coding sequence GTGAAAGACCAGTTTTTTCGTTTGTTCGTCCTGTTCTTGGGATTGTTCTTAGGTCTCGTTTTTTCGATGCCGGCCCAATGCGGAATAACAGGCATCATTAAAGGCGAGGTCAGGGACACCTCAACCGCAGAGCCACTTCCCTTTGCCGACATCTTGATATCCGGTCCCGCACTTCTTAAACCCTATGCCTTCTCGGCGGACAAGGATGGCAAGTTTGTTAGGGCTGGCTTGCCGCCAGGAACATACACGATAGAGGTGGTTTACATTGGCTATCTGAAGAAGAAGATCACGGATATAAACGTTACAATGGATAGGATCGCTGTTGTCAAGGTTCAGCTGAAGCAGCGTGTGGCCCTGGAGAAAGAGGTCGAGGTCATCGCTCAAAGCCCCTTGATCGAGAAGGAGGTCTCGGGCACTTCTGACGTCATTGAAGGCGACTATATCGAGGATATGCCCATCGAGGGTCGCGCCTATCAGAACGCACTGAAGATACTTCCCGGCACGCTCGTCGATCGCGACCAGCAGATTCACATGAGGGGCGGCCGGACTGGCGAGGTCGGGTTCAAAGTAGATGGGATGAACGCTCAGGACCCCGTGACCGGCGGCTATGGCACAAACGTCAACATGAACGCTGTCGAGAAGATGGAGGTCATCACCGGCGGCTACGACGCGGAATACGGTGGCAATATGTCAGGTATGGTTAATGTCGTAACCAAGAGCGGAACCGACACATTCCATGGTGATGTCCATTACAACTATGAGAACAGCGAGCTGGACGGCGTCCCGTATGAATGGCGGTCATACAACCCGGGCATTACGTTAAAAGGCCCGGTGATTCCCGAGAAGCTCAACTTCTTCATTTCGCTGGAGGTCGAGGACAACAAGAGAATGTTCCCGGCCGCTGACTGGCCTCAGGACGATTTCGCGGCGAGCACGTGGAAGGAGCTTGGCGGGATGGCGAAGTTCACTTGGCAGGCGACGATTGATGACAAGTTCGTTTTTCAATACTTTTTCAACACGGTTGAGACCAGGGGGGGCTCTGACTGGATAGAGCCCGTCCACATGCCCACCATGAGGTTTGACTACAACTTCTTATCGGTCAGCCATACTCACACGTTCACCCCCGAGCTGGTCCTTGAATCGTTCCTGGGCGCGGGGAGGCAGTATCTTGAGGCGAAGGTTGAGGACAAGGACTGGCACGACTACGAGCCATTTGCGGGTGTCGTTTTATGGGAGGAGGCCCTCTTCCGTTTTGACAAGCAATATGGGGGCAGGGGTGATTATCCCAACTGGCAGTGGCGTGACGTCGATATCGGTTATTTCAGCACAAACCTGACATGGGTCAAGGACGACCACGTGTTTAGGGCCGGCACAAGCGTCAACTACATCCATTATGATGGCGAGCTCGTTACTGTCCCATATTACTTGATAATGTCTCCGGATGCCTGGTCGCCCAATCCCGGGCAGATCAGCTTCTATCGCAAACGGCATTTCTTCATGGACGCGGACACGTGGACAACTAACTATGGCGGCGCCTACGTTCAGGACAGATGGAGCCTCGACGAGAAGTATGATCTTCCTATCTTTCTGAATTATGGGCTGCGCTTTGACTGGCAGGAGGCGAACGGTGGGTCGGAGTTCTCCCCGCGAATGGGGATCACCTATACGCCGGATGATAAGACGAAGCTCCGGTTCGAGTATGGATGGTTTTTCCAGGTCATCCCGCTTATGGATGCGATGGCCCAGCCAAGTGATTACGTAAATGAGTATGGGGCGAGGTCTTCCCTGGAGGGAACTTTGACTTTCGACTCCTACAAAGGAGCAGCCGGGCTCTCCAACCCGATCAACAAGTCCTTTGAGTTTGGCCTGGAGCGTGAGGTATTTCCGGACATTACGCTCGGACTAACCTATTATCAGAAGGATATGCAGGATCTGCTCCAAAACGTGGACGTCAATCCTGACCCCGCGATCTACGAGTGGCAGATGATGAACGTGGCTGGGGCGTGGTCCCGAGGGGTCGAGGTCAAGGTCAAGAAAGCCTTCAGCAAAGCCTTTGAGGGCCGACTCTCCTACACCTATCAGGAGGCGAAGTCAATCGGTGTGGACAATTATGGGAAGATGACCGGCAAAGAGGCCTGGCTGGACTGGGACCTCCGCCACATGTTGGCCGTTTCGTTCAACGCGGAGCTGCCTTACAACATATACTTGAATGGGATTTACAGCTGGAACTCTGGCTATCCTTATACATCGGAGTATTTGGTTAGGGACGAGGAGACTGATCAGCTGACGCGCGAGCAAGACAAAATCAACGAGCATCGCGAACCATTTTACAGCACTTTCGACTTGACAGTGATGAAAGAGTTCAAGGTTCGAGATTACACATTGACCATGATGGTGCAGTCCTACAACCTGTTTGACCATCGTAACGTATCATACATGGATGTCCTGAATGACGAACCTCAGGGATACGGTGCTGGGCGACGGCTGGTGTTCGGCATGAAGTTTGAGTTCTAG
- a CDS encoding tetratricopeptide repeat protein — MLSNEGKARRLALCGALVAALAFSSLAAGQDAAPKQGIKLPTLTITGQAKYLIMPEQPPVVREKLALVDAGEALLPRIHELRTYPTIDLEPALLAPRSGGCLFGWALGASVSMIFAKEESLFRYALVLYSKGKFSESDARLKRLLQEYPRSQYAPESLFFRGQIALAQVKYNAASKSFESFLDRFPRQVLRHDALCNLAYARFKVGNIPGTVSALSELLDGFPNSAKTTEAMYARAALQFTRGDFVAAADDFRRLAELASNDGLRNEYTLWRLESLYSAGKYEDALSLSAASAESFQDSEMAPRFDYVRALALKSAGRADEAADLFERIAGLFGDRNVAAGALFAKAQIDRERGLLRQAEDGFTRLITRYPSSPYYCPALVNLASVRLTASDFERAKEALMTAVSGCKVDRDFMSRVSYYMGLVFASENKPNEAVKHFKSARDKAGDDEVRAAAFLGCGWASFATGRYKQAASLFNEALSLKPSGGAKLESLFWAGQAQLQLGQAKLAEGSFQQLISSANVGPGLLLDAHLGLGFAAFLQERWEYALKHFEIVARSDRPDDDRALSWLRMAQCAMHLGQYESGVKYSERATERTDLEPVLCGAGFIKGECLLRLGQKKEAFSLLESLSDRFPGCDYLDEAKYAVASAHFEDSEFEKSIAAFRGILKDFPRSPLVPKALLGIANSSYNMGDYKMAEASYGKTLDSGAGPADQKSALYGLVLCLQRQGLLSQVERRIEEFIERFKDRRTAGALRSLLAEELAQRKQSFGAIRQYNKAFESLTKAGAGEDELAKILYRIGQIMEAAGDKEGAISEYDQLVFRFKGNRLVQMARLRKAHLYADLKQTKKAIEIYSKLAQEYPKAPEVAGVALLKHALLVKKTNPDESLRLCDDVAARFGHADVAAEALIVAAEVLIDRKRFGTARERLAKATELGVPADKKAYHAYLLGYSFFLQDNFKRAASALMRVRYLYPDSKWAAESLLLAGKSLLKLEQPGEARKVFAAVIRDYPQATEAVRKAEAALKSLPSSD, encoded by the coding sequence ATGTTATCCAACGAAGGCAAAGCACGCAGACTCGCCCTTTGCGGCGCTCTAGTGGCCGCGCTGGCGTTCTCCTCGCTGGCCGCGGGCCAAGACGCCGCACCCAAGCAGGGCATCAAACTCCCGACGCTCACAATTACAGGTCAGGCCAAATACCTTATCATGCCGGAGCAGCCCCCGGTCGTTCGGGAGAAGCTTGCGCTCGTGGACGCCGGCGAAGCGCTCCTGCCCAGAATCCACGAGCTCAGAACATACCCCACAATAGACCTTGAACCAGCGCTCTTGGCCCCGCGGTCAGGCGGGTGCCTGTTCGGTTGGGCGCTGGGCGCCTCGGTCTCGATGATATTTGCGAAGGAAGAGTCTCTTTTCCGCTACGCTCTGGTGCTTTACAGCAAGGGGAAGTTCTCGGAGAGCGACGCTAGGTTGAAGCGACTTCTGCAAGAGTATCCGCGCTCCCAATACGCACCTGAATCGCTTTTTTTCAGGGGGCAGATTGCGCTTGCCCAGGTCAAATATAATGCCGCATCGAAGTCTTTCGAGTCATTTCTGGATCGGTTTCCGAGGCAAGTTTTGCGGCACGATGCGCTGTGCAATCTGGCCTATGCTCGCTTCAAGGTGGGGAACATCCCTGGCACTGTGAGCGCCCTCTCCGAGCTTCTGGATGGGTTCCCCAACTCGGCGAAGACCACGGAGGCCATGTATGCTCGGGCAGCGCTGCAATTCACCAGAGGCGATTTTGTGGCTGCGGCCGATGACTTCAGGCGACTGGCCGAGCTAGCTTCTAATGACGGCCTGCGAAACGAATACACCCTCTGGCGTCTGGAGTCGCTTTACTCGGCGGGCAAGTATGAGGATGCTCTGAGCTTGAGCGCGGCTAGCGCCGAGAGCTTCCAGGATTCTGAGATGGCGCCTCGTTTCGATTACGTTCGGGCGCTAGCGCTTAAAAGCGCAGGCCGGGCCGACGAGGCGGCCGATCTTTTTGAGAGAATCGCAGGGCTTTTCGGGGACAGAAATGTCGCCGCGGGGGCGCTGTTCGCCAAGGCGCAGATCGACCGTGAGAGGGGTCTGCTGCGACAGGCGGAGGACGGCTTTACACGGCTTATTACGCGGTATCCGAGCTCTCCCTACTACTGCCCGGCGCTGGTCAACCTGGCATCCGTTAGGCTTACGGCCTCCGACTTTGAGAGAGCGAAAGAGGCCTTGATGACCGCGGTGAGCGGCTGCAAAGTCGATCGGGATTTCATGTCCCGCGTGAGCTATTACATGGGTCTCGTGTTTGCGTCCGAGAACAAGCCAAATGAGGCGGTGAAACACTTCAAATCGGCGCGCGACAAAGCAGGCGACGACGAGGTCAGGGCGGCCGCATTTTTAGGGTGCGGATGGGCCAGTTTTGCGACCGGCCGCTACAAGCAGGCGGCATCTCTGTTTAACGAGGCGTTATCGCTCAAGCCCTCCGGAGGCGCAAAGCTCGAGTCGCTGTTCTGGGCCGGTCAGGCGCAGCTTCAGCTGGGCCAGGCGAAGCTCGCCGAGGGAAGTTTCCAACAGCTGATAAGCTCCGCAAATGTTGGCCCCGGCCTTTTGCTGGACGCCCATCTTGGACTGGGCTTTGCCGCCTTTCTCCAAGAACGTTGGGAGTATGCGCTCAAGCATTTTGAGATAGTGGCTAGGAGCGATCGGCCGGACGATGATCGTGCGCTTTCGTGGCTCAGAATGGCTCAATGTGCAATGCACCTCGGGCAGTACGAGTCGGGCGTCAAGTATTCCGAGAGGGCAACGGAGAGGACAGACCTTGAGCCGGTGCTCTGCGGCGCTGGCTTCATCAAGGGGGAGTGTTTATTGCGTCTTGGGCAGAAGAAAGAGGCGTTCAGCTTGCTCGAATCGCTCTCTGACAGATTCCCTGGCTGCGACTACCTAGACGAGGCGAAATACGCTGTTGCGTCTGCACACTTCGAGGACAGCGAGTTCGAGAAGTCTATCGCGGCGTTCCGGGGCATCCTGAAGGACTTCCCCAGAAGCCCTCTTGTGCCGAAAGCGCTTCTCGGCATCGCCAATTCGAGCTACAACATGGGCGATTACAAGATGGCCGAGGCGAGCTACGGCAAGACGCTTGATTCCGGGGCCGGACCCGCGGACCAGAAGTCGGCGTTATATGGTCTTGTTCTCTGTTTACAAAGGCAGGGCCTGCTCTCCCAGGTCGAGCGCCGGATCGAGGAGTTCATCGAGAGATTCAAGGATCGGCGGACGGCGGGCGCGCTAAGGTCGCTGCTGGCCGAGGAGTTGGCCCAGCGAAAGCAGTCTTTTGGAGCGATTCGGCAGTATAATAAGGCGTTCGAGAGTTTGACGAAGGCCGGCGCTGGCGAGGACGAGCTCGCGAAGATCCTCTACCGCATCGGGCAGATAATGGAGGCAGCGGGCGACAAGGAGGGAGCCATAAGCGAATATGATCAGCTGGTTTTCCGCTTTAAGGGCAACCGGTTAGTTCAGATGGCGCGTCTTCGTAAGGCGCACCTTTATGCAGATTTGAAACAGACCAAGAAGGCGATCGAGATATACTCCAAGCTGGCCCAGGAGTATCCCAAAGCCCCGGAGGTCGCCGGCGTTGCGCTCCTTAAACACGCTCTGCTGGTCAAGAAGACAAACCCAGACGAATCACTGAGGCTATGCGATGATGTGGCAGCCCGCTTCGGCCACGCTGACGTCGCCGCGGAGGCGCTCATCGTCGCGGCCGAGGTGCTCATAGACAGGAAGCGGTTTGGGACCGCCAGAGAGCGGCTGGCGAAGGCCACGGAACTGGGTGTCCCAGCGGATAAGAAGGCCTACCATGCCTACCTCCTGGGCTACTCGTTCTTCTTGCAGGACAACTTCAAACGAGCCGCATCAGCGCTTATGCGAGTCCGTTACCTGTATCCCGATTCCAAATGGGCGGCAGAATCTCTCCTTCTGGCTGGCAAGAGCCTGCTCAAGCTCGAGCAGCCGGGCGAGGCGCGAAAGGTCTTTGCGGCTGTCATAAGAGATTATCCCCAGGCGACCGAAGCTGTCCGGAAGGCCGAGGCCGCGCTCAAGTCGCTCCCCAGCTCTGACTAG
- a CDS encoding MotA/TolQ/ExbB proton channel family protein, producing the protein MIDYLIAGGPVMIPIAICSVLSLALIIERSLALRDVRIIPLAFIREAKRLVSAGKEDALLELSRKSRTPIAKVIHTTILSRNLPSDTLREVVQSVGKDQANKLSRYLMVLSTIASIAPLLGLLGTVTGMIKVFSIISSKGVTNPSDLAGGISEALLTTAAGLVVAIPTLIAYSYFFKRTNTYVLRMEEITLGIVSRLSRDKQGRESQQREGALEVDDWIKIDRGD; encoded by the coding sequence ATGATCGACTACTTGATTGCCGGCGGGCCTGTCATGATCCCAATCGCGATATGCTCGGTGCTGTCCCTGGCCTTAATTATCGAGCGGTCCTTGGCCTTAAGAGACGTGCGGATCATTCCTCTGGCCTTCATTCGTGAGGCGAAGCGGCTGGTTTCGGCTGGCAAGGAGGACGCGTTGCTTGAGCTTTCGAGAAAGAGCCGGACGCCGATAGCCAAGGTGATCCACACCACGATTCTATCGCGCAATCTGCCGAGCGATACGCTCCGGGAGGTAGTGCAGAGTGTCGGCAAGGACCAGGCGAATAAGCTCTCGCGGTATCTGATGGTGCTGTCAACCATAGCAAGCATTGCTCCTCTTCTGGGCCTTCTCGGGACTGTAACGGGGATGATCAAGGTCTTCAGCATCATCTCCAGCAAAGGCGTAACCAATCCCTCCGACCTCGCCGGCGGCATCTCCGAGGCGCTGCTGACGACGGCAGCCGGACTTGTAGTCGCCATCCCAACGCTCATCGCCTACAGCTATTTCTTCAAACGGACAAACACCTACGTTTTACGTATGGAGGAGATAACATTGGGGATCGTCTCGAGGCTCTCGCGGGACAAACAAGGGCGAGAGAGCCAGCAACGGGAGGGCGCATTGGAGGTGGATGACTGGATCAAGATCGACAGAGGAGATTAG
- a CDS encoding tetratricopeptide repeat protein, producing the protein MLAEFARRDSLIGLLGVLVLAPQLVGAQVGVEPSHRIKNAGLRPVAERPFRPAPSPAIIYDFAESLFRDKDYETAAIQYRLLLHLKPDFELSARCRIKTALCYIMLGKFDEAQTRLGEMLSDETLLKRWDELSLWQAVCFLSERDYVGALARLTVLSRDARAPDVRAYASYLLAWTFLSLGDWAQAARVFTRLSRASSEASALAGIKMEVLAEAAASGKLLQQKSPVVAGLLSACVPGAGHFYCRKFRNGGVAFVLNAAFVAASVEAFHKDVYVGGAIASSVALVFYSGTIYGAVNVAHKFNRTRREQLLSEMRRKFGDERLLLIDRLYR; encoded by the coding sequence ATGTTGGCCGAGTTTGCCCGTCGAGATTCCCTCATCGGCCTCTTGGGGGTGCTCGTTCTTGCGCCTCAACTTGTGGGAGCGCAGGTCGGAGTGGAGCCCAGCCACAGGATCAAGAATGCAGGGCTGAGACCCGTGGCCGAGCGACCTTTTCGGCCGGCCCCATCGCCGGCCATTATCTACGACTTCGCCGAGTCCTTATTTCGGGACAAAGACTACGAGACAGCCGCCATCCAATATCGCCTTCTGCTGCACCTTAAGCCCGATTTCGAGCTGTCGGCGCGGTGCAGGATCAAGACCGCTCTTTGCTACATTATGCTCGGCAAATTCGACGAGGCGCAGACGCGGCTTGGCGAGATGCTAAGCGATGAGACCCTCTTAAAGAGGTGGGACGAGTTGTCGCTGTGGCAGGCCGTCTGTTTTCTCAGCGAGAGGGACTACGTCGGTGCTTTAGCGCGGCTGACTGTGCTTTCCCGAGATGCGAGGGCCCCTGACGTCCGAGCCTATGCGTCGTACCTTTTGGCCTGGACATTCCTTTCGCTGGGCGATTGGGCTCAGGCGGCGAGAGTTTTCACGAGGTTATCCCGCGCATCGAGCGAGGCCTCAGCGCTCGCTGGGATTAAGATGGAAGTGCTTGCGGAGGCGGCAGCGAGCGGTAAGTTGCTCCAACAGAAATCGCCCGTGGTCGCCGGCCTCTTGAGCGCCTGTGTGCCAGGAGCCGGGCACTTCTACTGTCGCAAGTTCAGGAACGGCGGTGTGGCCTTCGTCCTTAACGCGGCGTTCGTAGCCGCGTCGGTCGAAGCTTTTCACAAGGATGTATATGTGGGCGGAGCAATCGCATCGTCAGTTGCATTGGTGTTTTATTCTGGCACTATTTACGGTGCTGTTAATGTGGCTCACAAGTTCAACAGGACAAGACGTGAGCAGCTACTGAGCGAGATGAGGCGGAAGTTTGGCGATGAGAGATTGCTTTTGATAGACAGGCTTTACAGATGA